The Antarcticibacterium sp. 1MA-6-2 genome has a window encoding:
- a CDS encoding M1 family metallopeptidase — MSSIQNRSIYKCAGILFVFAFLGFYPIQAQVLSNKQQKYTEADTLRGSLRSERAYDVQKYHLQVRVDPEERFISGFNTISFKAEKDLPVMQIDLFENMTIDSILRKDQQLKYNRRHNAVFVDLKDPVKASKTDSIKVYFSGHPIVAKNAPWDGGFVFTKDKEGNHWIAVAVQGTGASLWYPNKDHQSDEPEAALIEVEVPNGLMNVSNGKFQGEKDMGDGYTRWSWKVTNPINNYNIVVNIANYTHFSDNYKDLDLDYYVLPYNLDKAKKQFEEVKPMMECFYEKFGEYPFAEDGFKLVETPYLGMEHQSAVAYGNNYMKGYLGNDLSGTGIGLLWDYIIIHESGHEWYGNSITAKDIADMWIHEGFTAYTEAVYVECLDGEKKKLLNT, encoded by the coding sequence ATGTCGTCCATTCAGAATAGGTCAATATACAAATGTGCAGGAATACTTTTTGTTTTTGCCTTTTTAGGTTTTTATCCCATACAGGCTCAGGTACTAAGTAATAAGCAGCAAAAATATACTGAAGCTGATACCCTGAGAGGATCTTTACGCTCTGAAAGAGCTTATGATGTTCAAAAGTATCACCTGCAGGTAAGAGTTGATCCTGAGGAAAGATTTATTTCCGGATTTAATACGATCAGTTTTAAGGCTGAAAAAGATCTCCCGGTGATGCAGATAGATCTTTTTGAGAATATGACTATTGATTCTATCCTTCGGAAGGATCAGCAGTTAAAATATAACCGACGACATAACGCTGTTTTTGTAGATTTGAAGGATCCTGTTAAAGCTTCAAAAACAGACTCTATAAAAGTATATTTTTCCGGCCACCCTATTGTTGCGAAAAATGCTCCCTGGGATGGTGGATTTGTTTTTACTAAAGATAAGGAGGGTAACCACTGGATAGCTGTTGCAGTACAGGGAACAGGTGCAAGCCTTTGGTATCCAAATAAAGATCATCAAAGTGACGAACCAGAGGCAGCCCTAATTGAAGTAGAAGTACCCAATGGGTTGATGAACGTGTCCAACGGGAAATTTCAGGGGGAAAAAGATATGGGAGACGGTTATACCCGCTGGAGTTGGAAAGTTACTAACCCCATTAACAACTACAATATTGTAGTTAACATTGCAAACTACACCCATTTTTCCGATAACTATAAAGATCTCGACCTGGATTACTACGTCCTGCCGTACAACCTGGACAAAGCAAAAAAGCAATTTGAAGAGGTAAAGCCAATGATGGAATGTTTTTATGAAAAATTTGGAGAATATCCATTTGCTGAAGATGGTTTCAAACTAGTTGAAACACCTTATTTGGGAATGGAACATCAAAGCGCTGTAGCATACGGAAATAATTATATGAAAGGTTACCTGGGGAATGACTTATCAGGTACCGGAATTGGCCTTCTTTGGGATTATATTATTATCCACGAATCCGGTCACGAATGGTATGGCAATAGCATTACTGCAAAAGATATTGCCGATATGTGGATCCACGAAGGTTTTACTGCTTATACTGAAGCTGTTTACGTGGAATGCTTAGATGGGGAAAAGAAAAAGCTCTTGAATACCTGA
- a CDS encoding AMP-binding protein translates to MNEKFEVPEVHPDFRLNKLHSSIADLRKIAYNFIKEGEPYEGLVGDFILDWVKPSAFLVVQTSGSTGKPKKIKIKKEHMVNSAIATGKFFELPAKSKALMCLPANYIAGKMMVVRAMVLGWELDLVPPSSNPLDQVFKIYDFCAMTPFQLDNSVGRLHLIKKLIVGGGAVSPHLQNMVKDLDTKVYETFGMTETVSHIAAKRLNSQKKKSQSIPFKVLPDVGISTDKRGCLVVKAPKVAEGIITTNDVVEIVTYKKFYWKGRYDNVVNSGGIKLFPEEIESKLNNAIDNRFFVTGMPDDALGEKLVLFVEADFSEELLIQLKESIQNLNTLEKYEVPKKIYLLQKFEETPNGKIHRENTVKSRN, encoded by the coding sequence ATGAATGAAAAATTTGAAGTACCGGAAGTTCATCCAGATTTTAGGCTAAATAAACTTCATTCTTCAATTGCCGATCTTCGGAAAATTGCCTACAACTTTATTAAAGAGGGAGAACCCTATGAAGGACTGGTGGGTGACTTCATCCTGGATTGGGTAAAACCATCTGCTTTCCTTGTAGTACAAACATCAGGTTCTACCGGAAAACCGAAAAAAATAAAGATTAAGAAGGAGCACATGGTCAATTCAGCCATTGCTACAGGTAAATTTTTTGAACTTCCGGCAAAATCTAAAGCTTTAATGTGCTTACCAGCAAATTACATAGCAGGTAAGATGATGGTGGTGAGAGCAATGGTCCTGGGCTGGGAGTTAGATCTTGTTCCACCGTCTTCCAATCCACTGGACCAGGTTTTCAAGATCTATGATTTTTGTGCTATGACTCCATTTCAACTGGACAATTCTGTAGGACGTTTACACCTTATTAAGAAGTTGATAGTGGGTGGGGGTGCGGTTTCTCCACATTTACAAAACATGGTTAAAGATCTTGACACTAAAGTTTATGAAACTTTTGGTATGACTGAAACTGTCTCACATATAGCTGCCAAGAGACTTAATTCACAAAAAAAGAAATCTCAATCTATTCCTTTTAAAGTTCTGCCAGACGTTGGTATTTCTACAGATAAAAGAGGCTGTCTTGTGGTAAAAGCTCCAAAAGTGGCAGAGGGAATAATAACTACCAACGATGTGGTAGAAATTGTTACTTATAAGAAATTCTACTGGAAAGGACGATATGATAACGTGGTTAACTCCGGCGGAATTAAATTATTTCCTGAAGAAATAGAAAGCAAGCTTAATAATGCTATAGACAACAGGTTCTTTGTAACAGGTATGCCAGATGATGCATTAGGAGAAAAACTGGTGCTATTTGTTGAAGCAGATTTTTCTGAAGAACTTTTGATACAATTAAAGGAAAGTATTCAAAACCTTAATACACTGGAAAAATACGAGGTGCCAAAGAAAATTTATCTTCTGCAAAAATTTGAAGAAACTCCTAACGGTAAGATCCATAGGGAAAACACCGTTAAGAGTCGAAATTAG